CCTCGCTTTTCTTTGCCTCATCAAGATTCACCTTGCAAATGCCAGCTGAGATTTCGGATCCTGagtaatttctgtgaaaaatcgACTTCTGGCTAACATTTCCTGGAGTGCATTGGGGCTTCTGCTTGGcctttaagaaaaaggaaactgttttctccagcttttcctttctgctaaTTAAACTGCTGCTTGGAGCGTTTGAAATGTTTTGCCAGTCTCTCAGATTTGATAGGGCAGGAGTGATACCATCTTCCAAATCAGACTGACATCCAGGGTGGTTTGAGATAGAGCCAAGGGGTCTgtgctttcctctctgctcttccaaGCAGGAACACTGGAGTAATACTTCCAAGAGAGGCCTAAAAACAGATGTGGAAAACGCTTCCAGGAATGGTGTCTCTGAATTTTTTACACTGGAgactttttctgtgtgtatttccGGACTCTGTGCCCTCCAAATCCCCCCTTACCTCTATGCATAATAATCtgattttagtattttttgGGATTTTACAATGGCTACTTTTTTAGGAGGAGAACTTAATCCACACCCCAAAATGCatacagaaatttaaatttccACATTCCAGCTTTTAGAACTTTACTTTGAGCGACTTCTCTACAAATATGTGAAAACACACATCGGAGTTTGAACTTATGGATTTCTGTTCCAGGAGTTTTAAGATTTACCCTACACCAGCTCAACCTCTAATTATGTTGAAGTCTAACATTTCCTAGTTGCTTCcttacatttctttcttatcctttttcctttttagttctGTTTCCCCTATGTGTAAGTTGTCCCACACACAATTTGGAGCTAGAAGGGGAAACAGCATCTTCGTGGCTGAATTTCATCTGACAAACACCCTTTGTGAGGACTCATTTTATAAGGATTTTGGTCAAAGGAGCTTCTTGTTACGAAATAATCGTCTTAATTCAGGATAATATTTCACCTTATCCATGGCTATCATGCAATAATTATGTCCCCTCTCTAAAACTACTTCTCATCTGCTCCCTCTCTGCGTTCTATGTTTGCTTTGATGAGGAGAtggacaaaaaagaaaggaaaaatgcttttgtggCAATGAATGATGTGATTATTGCACATCAAATTGTCTGAATATCGTGGATCTGAGTCATTTTTGAGCCGTCCTGTCTTATGACTGAGGTTTCACTGCTGCTTGCAAAACTCTGTCTGTTTGCTGGGGTTCCTGCtgtgaaatataaaaatgaaagtaaaatttgaTTCCTAAGAagtctatggaaaaaaaaaaaaaaaaaaagaattactgaccttttcccctccctttcccgCCTCCAGCAGGAACTGAGATCCATTTCCCTTTCCCCAGGCTCTGGATTCCATGTACTTCACTGGCTTTGCAGAGACCAACAAGACCTTTGTGATCGCTCGTCTTGCCAAACGTCCGGCGGGGATGTGTGAGATGTGGCTCTTCCTGAGGGTGGAGGGAATAGGGCAGTTTGAAGTAAGTGGTGGCTGTGGGGTGACATCCAGGAGCTGTGCTTAACTCCTGCCTTGAACCCCTGGTAGGATCCCGAGCAAAAATTAACATTCTCTGTGTCTTCACCCCCTTAACATCCCACCGGTGCTGTGTCTAAAGGCAGTGGTAGAACTGGCCAGAGTTATGAttatatctcattttttttcccagcaggatCTGACACTCATTCCCTTTTTCCCATAATGTGCAAAACCCggcatattttctttaaaaatagcttgGTAATTCTCCCAGGAAGAATTAAAGCCTCCAGTCTTTCCCATAAGGCACAGCACATGGTTAATTAATTACATTGTAGGGCCATGGTtgagttttttccccttttttaatGAGTGAATGCTATAAAAACCATTGTGAAATTGCCtctttaaaagagaagagaatgtTTTTAGGGAGTTATATGTACATCTGCTTCATTGttgctgaaaagaaaactgtattagTCCTATATCTTGcctgtggctttgttttttttgttaatagtGACTACACAGTGAAGAAGAGAAGGTCTGACATAAATCCCTTTGCACTCAACTATCTCTATTCACAAATTTGTTTTGCTAAGTAGCCAAGAccagaaaaggcaggagaaatcCCATTTGaagaatatagaaaaataaaagagaaggtTGATGTacattattttggttttttagtaATATTTAGTATAAAAAGATACTTTGTGACTTTGTTCCCCAGAACTGCCAGGCAAGTTCTGGACCTTCTTAGATCCTTCTCTACAGCAAGAGGCATAAACTGTCTTTTAGAGAGGTGGCAACTTTAGGGAACAAggcatatttttcaaaaagcagatGTAGAGTTTGAGGAGCTTTCATGCACTGAATCACTTCAGAGTTTCATCAAATTgagactaaaaataaatttagccCCAAAGCTCTGCGTGACTTGGCTGTAATCTAGGCAGTGTAAGGAGCTGAGCTCATGCAGTGACCTCCCTTCACACAACTTGTATTATCTGAAACAATAATATGTTATATCTCAGGTGTTTTAGGTGCAAATTTCCCTCTCTAATAACCTGATTACCAGAGAGCAATAGAACTGAAAGGCCAGTTCAACCACAGAGGACCCTTAGAGCAGGAATTCTCCCACGGTGCAGCCTCACAACTGAATTAAGCAAATGTTTGCCTgaaatctttcctctttttagcACCCACAGCATCCCAACATGATGGTGCCTGATGAGTCTGAAGAGATCTGGAGTGGAGGAGGGCTCACTATTGAATACTTGGAGCCCCAAATGTGCTGGAAAATAAGCTTTGATGGATTGCTCAGGTATTGCAGCACTCTCTAGTTCCATTTATCTACAGTTGAGACTGAGGCTTTTTCAGCACTGTCTGGAATTATATTTAACCAACTCGAACCAAAAGCCATTTGGTAACTAACACATTTTTAAGGAATGAAAATATATCTGGTAATATATAGTATTACCATTCTACCTTAGCACACAATAATATAATTCTTCTGCACTGTCTCCTATTCCATCCATTTCCAAACATGTAAGAaacattttgttgtttgtttaggAGTGATATAAAATTATGGTGCTTTTCCTTACAGGAAAGGATCCTACAGACAGCAGTGGAGTGAAGAGGAGGGTGATCTTGTACCAGTTAAATTCTCTTTGCAGTAAGTGTTTCACCTTTGCTTTGGGATGTACAATGGGTTCATGGTTcttttaaaatggcaaaaatcagtattttccaataaaatattaagattGCCACTGTCAGAGTAGCAAGTACACAACTTGGCATGGTATGAGCTGAAAGCTAATAGTGtcttttactttttcccctcttttcctaGTTGGGAGAACTTCACAGAAGTTTTTGACTTTAATGTTGACAGTCACCCCAGCACATTTGCACGAGCTTTTGCCCAGGAGCCCTGGACCATCCAGTTCTTCCAGAGGGTCAAAAAGTGAGAGGCAAGATTGATGTCTTCTGGGGTTAATAGTAATTTTTCTACAGATCTCCTCAGTTTTTATCATGTGTTATATTTGATTTTAGAAGGTGGGTTTCATTTGAAGTGCTCTGATCAAGGACGTGGCTCCTGTCAGATGTCTCCTGGTTTCAGCACCACACCAGACCTGGCAGGTTCTAAGGAGGGTCCTGCACAGAGTCAGGGTCTTCCTAATATGTGGATGAACAGACCTGTCCACAGTTTTGGTCAATAAGACCTTAACCTTTAGGAATATTTCTCATTGTGTCTTTTTTCACTGATTTAGGCAGCTTCCAAAGTCAATGATCCAGGTAAAATTAAGCAAAGGATCGAATATAATCATGTAAAAGAAGAGCAGAATTGGGTGTTTTAATTACTATACAAgctttggaaaactgaaaaaatgagaagaaaatatgaatgtgTTGTCTAAATAGAAGCAGAAGATCTGTACATCAGTAGTGTGTGGTCTTTGGTGATACCTGCTGATTTCTAAGCAGCAAACATTTGGCAGCCCAGCATTTTTTATAATCTATTAAATCTGGCATAACCATGTTCCAGGTGCTCTGAAATCTCCTCCACTGTGGAATATAAATCCATCAGATTAATATTCAGGCTTCTTGAGAAGACTTGATGATGTTGCCCGTGCTggttctctcttttctttcttccagacaAAGGGAACAACATTTCCGACACGAGCAGTGGGGCCAGTCTGTGGGAGAAATTGAAATAGAAAATCGTGAGAAAATTGAACTTTCCCTCAAAGGAGTTCGGAGCCACTCTTATGGTAACAGCACCAGAAAGAATTCCCACTCTAGGGAATACCTTCACTATAGCTGGTACTGCCAGGGCACTGGGactaaagattaaaaataaccaGTTCCATGGCTGGGCATGGAGTTAAgacatttcagaggaaatacCAGTAACTATTTTGGGGACATGCATATGCTTACAAGCTTATCAATCACTGGCTATTTCTTTATCCAAAGTTAATGACAAGTCAAGTACTGTTAGTTCACATTTTCCAGCAATGGTGAACTTTAGGTTGggtgattttgttcttttttgcaGGTATCAGGAACTGGGCTGAGATTTACCGTTATGTCATGATTTTGGCACACTTTGAAGTAGGTATTAACACATTAACAATGTGCTACTTAACCAGGAAATTGTTTCTGAGCTTGTCAGGCATATTTAATATCCAGAAATAAGGTGTTGGAAGCATCCACATTGTGCAATCAGAAGTGCTCACCAGTGCCATCATCAGCACATACCAGTGTTGGGAGCAGCTctcaaaagcagagctgtgtgtgtaaAAGCTGAGATTTTACAACGCTGTTGAATCAAAAGTTGTTTTGGTGTCTTGcagctgtttgttttggggtttttttaaagaaaaattaaatgggCAGCTTTGCAGGAGAGATTCTCAGCTGCTGCAAGTACCCAGCACTCAGTGGAGTCACTGCAGTGCTGATTCACACTAATTGGGAGCCTGAGGTGTTTGAAGCATCCTAAGCCTTCGTGACAGCactcaggaaatattttggcCTGTGCTGAGCTCTAATTCTCTCTTTGCCCTTGTGGCTGGAGGAGAGTCAGGgctgctgggacagcacagccccGGGGAACTGCTGAGGGCTGGCCCTGCAAGCTGCCAGCCAACCCCACCAGATGCTCCTGAAAAGGCATTTCCTCTGCCAACTCAGGCATAAAGAATTCTAAACTCTCATTATAGGCAGCATTACAGGAGTTAAGACTGAATTCAGAATAAAAGTTCTTTTCCCAGATATGTGCTGGCCAGCACAAAGGCACAGCTTGGAAAATCCCACCTATGTGCAGATCCAACAGCTGCTGTGATTTAACATGTGCCTGTGTACCTTTTAATAAACCTGTGCTGCGGCACCACAATGTGTATAATCAAGTAGCAACCTCTCCCTTTTTGTCATAGCTATTCAGGACTCAAATAACTGTGGCTGTTCTACTCCTAATTAAAAGCCATCTGACTTTGCTAAGTTTACTGCTGTTTGAAGTTTGGAGTCCTCATACCCCAAGTGTCTGTACATTTATAGCATCACAGAGTAGGCTTAAATTTGCCTCACAGCAGCCCAAGTGGAGCATGAAGGGATCCAGactgaaaggcagagaagaaattaataagAACATGAGATTCTAGCTCCTtcttatttaacatttttcctgtATGCTGCTCTTGGGCACAGAATACAGGCTGGAAGAAGTGTCTGGTCAAAGAGGGGCCCATCAGTTTTGTACATCTTTGCAGGTGTTGTTTCCCCCCTCTTATGTCCACTTGCTGTGGACTTTTTGTTGTCCTTAATGTCCTTAATTGATCCTTAATGTTTTTGGTGTATGTTCTTGTACTCTCATTTGCAGCCAGACATTCATGGAAGATGTACTGAGAGGAAGAGGATTTTAAAGTATGAAGTCATAGCACATTGCATAACCTGAGTTATATCCAATGTCTTCTTGGTCAAACCAGTGAATAACCCACAGAAATGAGTCTGCAGAAATTTGactgcttttcctttatttccctcTTGCAGGATGGGACTGCAGCACATTTAACAGTTATTAACATTCCAGCTACCACAACTAAGTAAGTAGCCAAGGAAGTTTATGTTGGTAAAATTCACGTCTTAAAGGTGAtcaaagctgctctgcaggacatcTATAGGCACATCCTTGCTTTGAACTTGTACAGCCCAATTTCCATCCATACCCTCTTGCTCCCTACTCCCTTCACTgagtttttcatttgcagttagTCACAAGGACAGCTTTTACCttcctttgcttcctttccACTCAATTACTGTTGGGCTGAAGCAGCTGCCTGTGTGAGTGTCAAGATAATTTAGAGGCACCAACTGAGCACTTTCCAGGTGTTTAAGAAGGTGTGTCCAACTGTAGTGGGGCATTCCACAGGGAGCCCCACCTTGCTGACTGGTGCTCTGTGCATCCAGAAGATTAAAGACCAATGTTCATTGCCCTGGGACCAAgattgctccaaaccccatccaccctggccttggacacttccagggatggggcagccacagcttctctggacaacctgtgccagggcctcaccacgCTCACAGggcagaattccttcccaatatcctaTCTGAATCTGCCCTGTGgcagtgagaagccattccctcttgtcctgtctctccaggcccttgtccaaagtccctctccagctctcttggagcccctttaggcactggagggtctctaaggtctccctggagccttctgttctccaggctgaacaatcccagttctctcagcctttgtGCTGGTGCATTTGAGTTTTAGTTGAACTTTAAATCTGCTGCATTTCTCTCCCCCTCAGCCTCACTGTAGGTTATGTGTTTTTCCCTGATGGAAGGAAGGCTGGCATTGAGTGGTCCAACGCCTCTCTGGCTGAGATGGCTGAGGATGGTGTTATCAAGGATGAGTATGGAGTCAGTTTTACTGCTGGTAAGCTAAATGTGGTCCATCTGCCTTCAACTTTTTGAGGTGAAGTTAACTTAGTGGAGGAAAGACTAGTCAGTGAAATTCCATGTGATCCTGAGGACAAATTCGAGAGCTGAATGCATCATCTTGCACCTTAAAAAATTTACCTAGAATCATAAAcccatggaatggtttgggttagaaggggcCTTAAAGGTCATCCACTTTCAACCTCCTGCCACGGGCATTCCTGTGCTAAAGTTAAGTTATAGGTGTGGTGTGTCATGGATAGAAGTGTGTGCCCACTGCAGGATCAGGATTCCAGGCATCTGAACCAGAGGGAGAGTTACAGATTCTTTGTGCTGACTGTTACTTATGCAAGTCCACATCAGTTATGTGATTTTCAATTTTGGATGTCAAAACATATGTTATGAGGTGGATTCAGCTGGAAATATGGTTGATCAAAGGTTTTACTTAATttacaaagcagcagaacagttACTCTTTAAGAAGAAACAGTACACAAAAATAATAGacattgggatttttttgaggtAAAATACCGCTGAAGGTTGAACCCATTCTTCCCTTTTTGCTCTTATCCAAGGTGGCAAGgactttgctgtttctgcagtgCTGGATAAGCAGACCTGCCCCGTGGTGTTCAATGGCCTGGTGGGAAGTGGTGTTTTCCACGAGTGCATTGCAGATTTCCAACTGGATGGGTCAACACAAGGCTGGGGCTTGGTTGAATTTTATTACAGGTAAAATAATGACAAGCAAGAAGAGGCAAAGAACTCCCATTCTCCTATATTGACCTATGTGGCTCCATATTTGAAGCATAAATGCACAGATTTTTTATCTGATATAACAAAATATCATTCCTTTAGGGCTTAATATGTTTATTAAATTGACAAACACTCCATATTTTATAAAAGGAATGATTGTGCAAGCACTGCATACATGAAACCAAACCATGGGCACTTGTTCAGTTGTTTGTTATAAAGGTTTGTGTAGGATCTCATATAGGTGTCCATACAGGTTTATGAGTTGGATGATCCATTTTGGACGCTGCCTTATTCTGCCCCATGATTGTCACAGTCTTTTACTGGAGTCTTTTTCCCTATGGAGTCTTTtctctcatgaaaaaaaaaaaggcaaattttgttgtttacatttattttgctttttaaaataaacacgAGTCCTTGGCTGTCAGAGGAAAGGCCATAGATGGCTTCCAGGAGATTGAGAgctcagctgcttctgaaaaccagaaacacATAAAGCACATAAACCAGGCCACTGAACTGCCAAACACCCCCTGGTTGAACTAGAATGTGAAGTTGCTGTCGGGTACCTGCTCCCCTCCCTTTTCTCACTGTCCAAACCTGCACGGGGGGAGGAAATGACCCAGCACAGAAAGTCTCTGATAAAACCCAAACAGGGCACGTTCTGCAAGCCCAGACAGTCCTGGGTGTTTCTGAATCCGCCCCAGGAAGGCTTAGTTTGGCAGTGCTGACAAAGTTCCCGTCTCATATCTGCTTCCAAATCAAAACCATGTTAGAAATGAAAGGGTGGGTGTCTGGTTCTTCCTCTTTGCCGGGAGACGCCAACTCAGCGTCGCTGCTCTTCTTACAGGGACGAGGCCGCCCAGCTGGTTCCGAATTTGCAGCTTGGTCCAAAAACTTAAGGACCTCACCCTGCCACTGATGCCTCTCCCCCATGATCATCTACAAGCTTGTCCCAGCAATGTTAGCAAGCAGCAGCTTTCCAAAAAAGTATTATTCTCTGCAAAACGCACTGTTTGGAGTGTGGAACTCGTCACCGGATGCTGTGGCGGTCGGGGGTATAAAAGGATTTGGAGAGAAatgagatatatttttattagtgcAGCTCTTAGTGGTTGCTAACCATGGTGGTCTGGAGACAGTTTGAAGGAGACCTCTGAGCAGCTGACTGCAGGAGCAGTGCTCTGGGAGGGATCACCCCACGCTCTGTCCCTTGGTGTTGTTCCTaaactgcagctgctccccacCATAAAGCCCAGGACCCCGGGCTATGTGGATCTCTGACCCAACTTAGCACCTCTTCTgttctttcaggtttgtttttgaaataaaagctgtatCTTTCTGAATTCTCTCGTTGTTGCAGTCATTAAAACGTGGGGAAAAGCTACTGCAGGAAACTCCATTGATTTGATAGTCTTGTATAAGAGATAAAGtggaagaagcaggagaaagcacaTCTAAGTGAGGTGTCCTCTAGGGATAGCATTAATGGTCAATGAAATAAGTGGTACAGACACGTTTTCCTCTTGTCTGAAGGGAAGCCAGGGTCTGGGAGTCCAATTTAGAAAGTGATCTGAATTTCTCATCATTCATTGTAGATGCCCTAATAATCCCAGCACCCACGTTAGTCACTGAGAGCTGCTGGCCCAAGGTAGCCTGCAGTGTATTCCCTACCCAGATAGATCTTGCCATTAAgtactgaaaattaaacatatttaaaatatgtcaaAAAAATAGTTAGGTGGAAGATCTGGAGAGGAGAAATTAAGGAAAGATGCCTTATAATGCCACTTAAGTTATAATGCCACTCCATTTAAGAAAATGGTGAAATCTGggtgcatatatgtatatatatatatgtaaatatatatatatataatctctCTTTAGGTTGACACTGGAGGAGATTTTATTAGAAGTAAAAGaagactttttcctttctaatagTTCCTACATTTATTGCTACAACAGCATTTTATGCAGAATAGGTGcatgaatataaaattattcCACCTGCATATACCACGGCAGGGACTGCATGTTCCAGCTTGGGATGCATCACTGGACAAGTGACATGGTGTAAGAAACAACCTGATATGATTAAACAGGCTGATTTTATCAGTCTCTCCAGCAGTTGTGCAGTGGAGTGGAGAGATTCCCACTCCCTGATTTATAACCTTgtctctgttctgttctgttctgttctgccTGTAAGCTGGACCACAACACTTGTGCCTCTCCTTCCACTCCAAACCATCTCTGTCTGTGCCAAGCTGACTTacacttgcatttctttttggGTAGTCCTTGACTGAGAGCTTTGGATTTTAGCTGGACTTCTATAAACACTTCTCTAGTTACAGTGGTATTAAGAACCACATTCTTGCAAGTCTTGCACAGACTCAAAGATGTCTTAAATCTGTCTGTGCACTCGTGGTCTCCATGTGTCGAAACAGGGAGCTTCTAAATTACTTGAGACAGTGGTACTTTGACAGGAGGGAAGGCCTTATGCCTCTTTTTACACATAAGAAATCAGTCAAATAGGTAATTTTAGAAAGGTTAGAAAAATAACTATGTTATACATCACAGTTTGGTCCTACTAAGTATGTGGCTTGTTTTGCTATGATCTCAGGAacatctgttcctttttttctgtggagtTCTTGtcatctctttccctttcttgtaCTTCTTGAAGACTAAAACATTAACACTTAAAAGGAGGAATACAGGCACATCATCAAGCAAAGTCTTTGAAGGTGTCAGAAAAAGTAgataacaagaaaaaatgttaatactCTGGAAGGATAGTTTGAGAAATTGTTGTAAAAAAAGTTCTCTGTCCAggccaaaaattaaaaaaaacatccCAGCAAGAAAGGTATTGGTGTGGCTGTTTCCTACTTGCAGAAACTGAGCTACAAACTGGGGATGCTGTGGGGGAAAAGGATGggtttttcccccaaattttGGGCTCTGAAGTTCATGTTCCTGCAGTGGACGAGGCAGAGGAGGATGACGTAGCCTTCATCGCCCTCCTTTTGTcctctttccttgtttcttttggtACCAGTGCATGGAGAATTAGAGCACCCCTGAGTTCAGTTTGGAAAAGTTCAAGCAGGGTACAGAAAATGATTAATAAAGTTTGGAGCTGGCAGGTTTATTTGCCAGGTGATGAACTACTGGGTCGGTATTTCAGCTCAGAGGACTGAAAAAATGGACTGTCGGGGGTTTTCTCCCTGGATTTCAAATTACTTTATAGAGAGCTTGTGTCCAGGACACATGGAATaacttatttaatttaaaataaatctaccCAGCCCCACGCTTTGACCATATGAAGTGGTCCTTCTCTTGTGGCTCCTTTCTCGGTGGAAAAATCCATTTCGGGAAGTGCTTCTGCAGCCCGAAAGCATTAATTTTGAacataaaaaaagcaataaatggAGGTAAGTCCTGGCCAGAAGTGAAATGTAGCATGTGATCTGCTCTCATCCAGCATGAAGGGAGGCAGCTGGAGCCTCCTTGGGatgagctgctttccagcatctgtGTTTTGCACGTCTGGGAGGAACTGAACACCTGtaattcctgctgctgtcaaTGGGCCAGCGCCTGACATGGCAAAATCCCTGCACGTCCCACTGGAGCTGCCATGCATGTGGAATTTCAAGATTCAGGCCCTTGGAAAGAGGTCATTTAAAGGCTGTCAGCCCCAACTAAGCATTTCCCATCAATCTGCCCTTGGCTACTGATGTCTAGAACGGTAAATATTTTACTACGCTTATTtattctccttcctttctgcaaTTTTTCATGTGTTCATAGTATAGATATAAAGGCCATTTTCAGTGACATTATATTTCACtggcagaaagaaaggaaggaaaaaagtcttttttctaTTGGATTTATGTTTGTAGCTTTACAGTTGGTGAGGCAAAGTGTAGCCCAGGGAGCTCTGTAATTTATCAAAAAAATGCACTATATGGCCAAATTATCTCTACAAAGGAActaattatttcaaaagtagACTTTTCCCTCCATAAGAACGTGCTCAGCAGTCAAATAACTCAAAGACATTCCAGACAAAGTGACTGATAACCAAGCACTCCCTTCTCCCATTTACTGGAACCCTGACTCCCTCACGCTCACTCTTGTTTACCATAAAAAGTCACATTTCCATCCAAAATTACTCTTCCCTAAACTGTGGCTTTTTTATTGTTGCTCTCCTAACAGACTGCAGGCTCAGGTGTCTTAAGCAGGGTCTCCAAAGGGACACCCTTGGGTGCTTTCTGGGTCCCCCTCTTTCAAGGtactttcctttccctgttaAAGCTCTAATTAGTTACAGCattgatttttgcttttattccgcattaaaaaaaactttaataAAACCACAGTGCAAGTGAAGTTCATTCTAATCTGGCCATAAAATTTTATGAGGGGTGTAAATCAAGGGGAGGAGTGGCAGCTAATTCTCTGGAACAGTTGGGCCCTGCTCAAGCTTTCTCAGTGGagttaaatccctccaggag
The Chiroxiphia lanceolata isolate bChiLan1 chromosome 13, bChiLan1.pri, whole genome shotgun sequence DNA segment above includes these coding regions:
- the LOC116793338 gene encoding uncharacterized protein LOC116793338; this translates as MPALPALLALVAAALLALLGARRAAAPGAWSPLKRWALGCLLLCHGAWRQRAAAGGTAEPHRPRPLRPDPHALDSMYFTGFAETNKTFVIARLAKRPAGMCEMWLFLRVEGIGQFEHPQHPNMMVPDESEEIWSGGGLTIEYLEPQMCWKISFDGLLRKGSYRQQWSEEEGDLVPVKFSLHWENFTEVFDFNVDSHPSTFARAFAQEPWTIQFFQRVKKQREQHFRHEQWGQSVGEIEIENREKIELSLKGVRSHSYGIRNWAEIYRYVMILAHFEDGTAAHLTVINIPATTTNLTVGYVFFPDGRKAGIEWSNASLAEMAEDGVIKDEYGVSFTAGGKDFAVSAVLDKQTCPVVFNGLVGSGVFHECIADFQLDGSTQGWGLVEFYYRDEAAQLVPNLQLGPKT